Proteins found in one Sorghum bicolor cultivar BTx623 chromosome 1, Sorghum_bicolor_NCBIv3, whole genome shotgun sequence genomic segment:
- the LOC8070539 gene encoding glycine-rich cell wall structural protein 2 — protein sequence MNGYGSGSGSGFGSAGATNAPGGQYGTGSSTARGGGGGGGGGDNGGSGTGSGSAMSHSYTVGFYGGGASGAQGMGGGGGQGGGPQNGNGSGSGSGRGIASSNLAGPNGGSSTIGGGSGGGAAGGHDSGYATGYGGGSGSSSGQGGQR from the coding sequence ATGAATGGCTATGGTTCCGGATCCGGTTCTGGTTTCGGATCTGCTGGAGCTACTAATGCTCCTGGTGGGCAATATGGGACCGGCAGCTCCACGGctagaggaggcggcggcggtggcggcggtggaGATAATGGTGGTTCTGGAACTGGTTCTGGATCTGCTATGAGTCATAGCTACACTGTTGGCTTTTATGGTGGAGGGGCTTCAGGTGCACAAGGcatgggtggtggtggtggccaaGGAGGAGGTCCACAAAATGGCAACGGTTCTGGCTCTGGTTCAGGAAGAGGAATCGCTTCTAGCAACCTTGCTGGTCCTAATGGCGGAAGCTCTACCATTGGTGGTGGAAGTGGTGGCGGTGCAGCTGGTGGGCATGACAGTGGATATGCCACTGGATACGGAGGTGGTTCAGGCTCTAGCTCGGGTCAAGGTGGACAACGCTAA